Below is a genomic region from Nevskiales bacterium.
ATCCGAGTCGTGTGACGCACCTGCGCCAGCATCCCGTGCGCTACCGTTTTGGTTATCGGCTGTTCTACCTGCTGCTGGACCTCGACCGCCTCGCCGAGAGCGCATCGCGGCTGCGGCTGTTCTCCTACAACCGCTGGAACCTGTTCAGCTTCCATGACCGCGACCATGGCCCCCACGACGGCAGGCCGTTGCGGCCGTGGCTGGAAGAGCTGCTGCGCGCACAGGGCATCGAGCTGGCGGGTGGCCGCGTGCGCCTGTTGTGCCTGCCGCGTGTTCTGGGTTATGTATTCAACCCGATCAGCATTTACTACTGCGAGCACCGCGACGGGACGCTGCGCGCCATCCTGTGCGAGGTGCACAATACCTTCGGCGAGCGGCATTGCTATCTGCTCAGCCGTAACGGCGCAGCGATGGATTACGACATGCCGCAGCGCAAGGCCAAGCTGTTCCATGTTTCGCCGCTGATCGGCATGAGCGGCGAGTACCGCTTCCGCCTCAGCGCGCCGGAGGAAAGCTTTCGCATCCTCATCCGCCTGTATCCGCCGGCGGCGGAGGCCGCGGCCGGCGGCCCGCACTGGCTTCTGGCCGCAGCGCTGCAGGGCGAGCGCCGGCCGCTGACCGATGCGCAGCTGCTGCGACAATTCCTGCGCATGCCGCTCATGACGCTCAAGGTGACCGCCGCGATCCACTGGCAGGCACTGAAGATCTGGCTGCGCGGAGCGCCCTTCTTCCGCAAGCCCCAGCCGCCGCTACAAGAGGTGTCCTGATGTCCCAGAACGAAGCTGCTCAGCCCTTCACCGGTCGCGAGTCCTGGGCGCTGCGCTTCCTGCGGCGTGTACTGGGGCGCTGGCGGCACGGCAGCCTGAGCGTCATTCTGCCCGACGGCCAGCGCCTGGAGTTCGCCGGCAGCGAGCCCGGGCCGCACGCCGAATTCGAAATCCGGCGTTATGCCATGCTGCGCAAGTGCATCCTGCGCGGCGACATCGGTTTCGCCGAGGCCTATATGGAGGGCGACTGGGACAGTCCCAACCTGGCGCTGCTGCTGGAGGCCTTCGTGCGCAACGAGTCGGCCTGGGGCGAGGTGGGCGAGGGCGGCTGGCTGCTGCGCCTGGTCATGCGCGGGCTGCATCGCCTGCGCCGCAACTCGCGCCGCGGCAGCCGGCGCAACATCCGCTATCACTACGATCTCGGCAACGACTTCTACGGCCTGTGGCTGGACGAAACCTGGGCCTATTCCAGCGCCGTGTTCGAGCGACCCGATCAGGATCTGGCCGAGGCCCAGCGCAACAAGTTCCGGCTGATGCTGGAGCGGCTGGACCTGAAACCGGGGCACCACCTGCTCG
It encodes:
- a CDS encoding DUF1365 domain-containing protein; its protein translation is PSRVTHLRQHPVRYRFGYRLFYLLLDLDRLAESASRLRLFSYNRWNLFSFHDRDHGPHDGRPLRPWLEELLRAQGIELAGGRVRLLCLPRVLGYVFNPISIYYCEHRDGTLRAILCEVHNTFGERHCYLLSRNGAAMDYDMPQRKAKLFHVSPLIGMSGEYRFRLSAPEESFRILIRLYPPAAEAAAGGPHWLLAAALQGERRPLTDAQLLRQFLRMPLMTLKVTAAIHWQALKIWLRGAPFFRKPQPPLQEVS